One Vallitalea pronyensis genomic region harbors:
- a CDS encoding glycoside hydrolase family 2 TIM barrel-domain containing protein, whose translation MRKTSLMNQDWYFMLGDETDAHTRDYDDYLWETVHLPHSVTITPIISSGGRNYQGICRYRKHFDLQPITTDERVILEFEGAMHVLDVWLNDHQLPTHYCGYTPAVYDITPYISYTETNVLAVRLDNSDRHDVPPGKPQRDLDFAYEGGLYRQVTLTQTAALHITHPLLENKVAGGGLYVFCKSVSQGSSTVNIQSHIRHEGMDKKGYQVKHTILDETGQTVAVSSKAYQLEGDCDQQAMQQCVIENPHLWHPYTPYIYQIKTDVLCDNTVVDTVTTPLGIRTYQYTKDQGFLINGKKLKVSGANYHQTYIHVGNAMPSSLLKRDARKYREAGMIHIRSHYPFATTFIEECNRLGIMLIISSPGWQYYEEGIFVDRVKKNLRDMVRWLRNHPSIILWEPALNETPMPEDFQQNLHHIVHEELPYGPCYTGSDNGFSDVVYQDFDPDMLGPKSDHYDPDTYLAMKKRFDKPRWVREYGDCPDNFVDQNCAWRVPRSWGEDAMLKQVRRMIWDKNTWMSDYWDSNRKWMSNYRDMMNNDTLCGFGMWPGMEHNRGYHINPCWGGFLDLQRIPKYSFYFFKSQRNPHELLDGIDSGPMIYIANYWTDVSPDDITVYSNCEKVRLYHNDTFIEEREPDNVPINHPPFTFPNNFYYGRKRSEIKVEGLIQDKIVAVDHRFTPGVPRTLHLEADTMGLNLRADGSDLLFIRCDVHDDRQSITPLTLDAHEITFSVEGPATIVGDTIKRPELGQTGVLIQSTTEPGIIHIKAELLHPQKYSDIAVKPCILTLESQE comes from the coding sequence ATGAGAAAAACATCGTTGATGAACCAAGACTGGTACTTTATGTTAGGTGATGAAACAGACGCTCATACCCGTGATTATGACGATTATCTATGGGAAACGGTTCATCTGCCTCATAGCGTAACCATAACACCAATTATTAGTAGCGGCGGGCGAAACTATCAAGGTATATGCCGCTATCGCAAGCATTTTGATTTACAACCTATCACAACTGACGAACGGGTTATTCTAGAATTTGAAGGTGCCATGCATGTATTAGACGTATGGCTTAACGACCACCAATTACCTACCCATTACTGTGGCTACACACCAGCAGTATATGATATTACGCCTTATATCTCTTATACAGAAACAAATGTGTTGGCAGTAAGGCTAGACAACTCCGACCGCCATGATGTACCTCCTGGGAAACCTCAAAGAGATTTGGATTTTGCTTACGAAGGAGGTCTCTATCGTCAAGTAACCCTTACACAGACAGCTGCTTTACATATTACCCATCCACTACTTGAAAACAAAGTGGCAGGTGGCGGCCTATACGTTTTCTGTAAGAGTGTTTCCCAAGGGTCTTCAACAGTTAACATACAGAGCCATATTCGCCACGAGGGTATGGATAAGAAAGGTTACCAAGTCAAACACACCATCCTAGATGAAACCGGTCAAACCGTTGCAGTCAGCTCCAAGGCATATCAACTAGAAGGGGATTGCGACCAACAAGCTATGCAGCAGTGTGTTATTGAGAATCCTCATCTTTGGCACCCTTACACACCTTATATATATCAGATCAAGACCGATGTTCTATGTGATAACACCGTTGTAGATACGGTTACTACCCCACTTGGTATACGTACGTATCAATACACAAAAGATCAAGGCTTCTTAATCAATGGAAAAAAATTAAAAGTATCCGGTGCTAATTACCACCAAACCTATATCCATGTGGGTAATGCCATGCCATCTAGCCTCTTGAAAAGGGATGCCCGTAAGTACCGAGAAGCAGGAATGATTCATATACGTTCTCATTATCCCTTTGCCACAACCTTCATTGAAGAATGTAATCGATTAGGCATCATGTTAATCATCAGCTCCCCTGGCTGGCAGTATTATGAAGAGGGTATCTTTGTAGACCGAGTGAAAAAAAATCTCCGTGATATGGTACGCTGGTTACGTAATCACCCTTCTATCATTCTATGGGAACCAGCTCTTAATGAAACGCCTATGCCAGAAGATTTCCAACAGAATCTTCACCATATTGTCCATGAAGAACTGCCGTATGGTCCTTGTTATACAGGATCAGATAATGGCTTTAGCGATGTGGTTTATCAAGACTTTGACCCGGATATGCTTGGTCCAAAATCGGACCACTATGACCCGGATACCTATCTTGCCATGAAGAAACGTTTTGATAAGCCTCGTTGGGTAAGGGAATATGGTGATTGTCCGGATAACTTTGTTGATCAAAACTGTGCATGGCGTGTACCCAGGAGCTGGGGAGAAGACGCTATGTTAAAGCAAGTCCGTCGTATGATATGGGACAAAAATACATGGATGAGTGACTATTGGGATTCCAATAGGAAATGGATGAGCAACTATCGGGATATGATGAACAACGATACCCTATGCGGTTTCGGTATGTGGCCAGGTATGGAACATAACCGAGGTTACCATATTAACCCCTGTTGGGGCGGGTTTCTTGATCTGCAACGTATTCCAAAATACAGCTTTTATTTCTTCAAGAGTCAACGGAATCCCCATGAACTATTAGATGGCATTGATTCCGGTCCAATGATCTATATTGCCAATTACTGGACTGATGTCAGCCCAGATGACATAACCGTTTATAGTAATTGTGAAAAAGTGCGTCTCTATCATAATGACACTTTTATAGAAGAACGGGAACCTGACAATGTACCCATTAATCATCCACCTTTTACGTTCCCAAACAATTTTTATTACGGCCGCAAACGTTCAGAAATAAAAGTTGAAGGCTTAATCCAAGACAAGATCGTTGCTGTGGATCATCGTTTTACACCAGGCGTGCCTAGAACACTTCACCTAGAAGCTGATACAATGGGGCTTAATCTTAGGGCTGATGGTTCAGATTTACTCTTTATCCGATGTGATGTTCATGATGACCGTCAAAGCATAACGCCTCTTACGCTGGACGCTCATGAGATTACGTTTAGTGTGGAAGGTCCTGCAACAATTGTAGGTGACACTATCAAACGCCCTGAACTGGGGCAGACAGGTGTTTTGATTCAATCCACAACAGAGCCTGGAATCATTCATATAAAAGCAGAACTCTTGCATCCTCAAAAATACAGTGACATTGCCGTTAAACCATGTATCCTGACCCTTGAATCTCAAGAATAA